The Malus domestica chromosome 10, GDT2T_hap1 nucleotide sequence AAATTACACTCTCCCACTTAGCTACACACAATATTGTATCTATCTAATCCAAAATTGATGGATGAAGAATAAAAGCAGCAAGCTTTCACTGTTTTCGACGagaatttaatgaaaaaggatAGAGAGAAATGGGGGCACTTACCGATGAACAAGCTCGAAAAGCATCAATCTTTGACGCAAATGTTTTGATTGCGAGTGATGGGGTTTTGGATTGGATGAAATTACAGCCGGAGAAATGTTTCAGTGAGtcgaaggaggaggaggataaaACCCTAGGTACCTGGAAGCAACACTGAACTCAACTCTTGCCCTTTGGGGTGGTGGCTCAAACCCTAGAGATACCTGCAAGTTAATTCCAATCGGGGTTTAATCTAATCTGATGTGGGCCCTTCCCTTCAGTTCACGTCCACCGTCGATCTTTCTTACGTGGGTGATTCGTTGACTTTAAGGGTTTGACTCTTCTATTGGGATATTCATTCGTCACATCAAGTGAAATATAGGATATGATTATCTTTTGGTTTAAAGCTGTACACAGGGGTGGTTCATCCAATTTTCAAATTaggggctggtttggtattgttgtgttttgaaaaaaaaaattgtttttattatccTGTAATCGATACATTAAAAGTTGTGTTCGATGCGTCTTACTTTTAATGGATAGTGCTCGCCTAAATAAACCAAGAGAGCATAGTTTGAACTCCAAACCCAGTCTGTTGAAGTCTCAAGAGGAAAACCTAACCACCAGTAAAATTCACCACTTACGTCTTGCGGTGGACTTGGCATATCAAACACCATGTTGGGCCGGTTCGGTTTTAAACCAACAACGCATGTACTTAATTCGGCCGATTGGTACCATTTCAATTTGGACATTGCAGGCCCACTATTGAATCTACAGGCTTGGACGTCAGTTGAAAGTAGCGGCCCATTAGCGAAATCCCCGCGATAAAGGGTAGCGTAGTAATTTAACAAGGAGGTACTAGGGTTGGAGCGACTATATAAATCCCCGATTCGGAGCAACAAATCGATAAATTTTGAGCTCCtcgcctccttcttcttcctcttcgtctcCGTCAGTCGTTTGCGTTTTGTGCATCGTTGTTGCAGCTCGATTTCGTTTTCTTTGATTATTTGGTAGAATTTTTTATTGGGAAAATTTCAAAGCCTCGGGTGCTGTAGAAAAAAATTGAGGGACAATTTGTGTGTTTCTTGATTGAGAAGAGCAGCTGAGGTAGAGTGAAAAGGCCGAGTCATCGTTTCGTTCGTCAGCTTATAAATTGGCGTTTCGATTGTTTCTCGTCTacattttatgttaatttttaatttaatttcttttaattagTGTTAATTGCTGGTGAGAAGAGTGCAAATGATGcgtaaaatttaatataaaattttcttCACTTTGAACCGACTTACGGAGAATTTGCCTCCCTGTGGAATTTCTACACACTGATGCACTCTCAATTTTTAtacttttattttcaaaaaatattaaaaaaaatcaattaggacttcaaaaatcttatttgatacttcaaatttttttttaaatcgttTGAATTTTGGGACATTGTTttccagaaaatataaaaacgaTCATCTGTATTAGACGGATAATTttagagaattttaacgaaaaatttttGATATTGTTTATttcaacgaaaaattatatttttacattaaaagttaattataatattatttactttacgttttatttttaaattatcgttaaaactcaaagttttcaaattatttttattagttttcttataATTTAATGCATTTGTATGTGATTCGatgaaacaatttgattttccctatgaaaatgatttttgaaattCCGTTCTAGCTTACCTCACATAAAACTAAGTCGTTGAACATATTTCTTTTTTGAACGgtctgaatttcttgagttttcGGCTCTGGATAAAGATTCGAAGAGGATCTCAATTTGGCAAATTGAATTCGGAACCTCAAAATTACGACGAATGCTTTTAAACAACAAAGTTGCAAGCTCTTAACCTAAAAATTGAACTACGAATTATAAAATGGATAGAAAATTCAAAATCGAAAGTTTGTATTTATTTACAATATGCGTGCGGGTAGATTATTGCATGAAAACGAACTGATGAGTCACAAACACCCAAAAGATGCAAGGGGCTTGAAGTCTGCTACCTCTTAGAAGACGAAAACGACATTGGACAGTTGTTGAACCTAGAAATATCGAAGACTTCGATGGACCTCTGATCCGAAACTCGAGCTTTTGCAGCTGCAAACCTCCGGTACTCGTCAAAGATTGAGGTCAGGCACCATCCTTGCAATCTTCTTAAGCATCCCACAAGGCACCCCGTCCGGTGCTGCACAACATTAATAACAACATTGTTGGAAGATGGAGCCCGAGATTGTCTgagaaaacacaaaaaatggGAAATGATAGATTACCTTCCCTCGCTTGCAATGAATCAGGAGCGGGTGGTTTCTTACATCTGCCATATACACAGACAAGCAAGTCAGTAAGCTAAATGCACTGTTTTAAAAATCCCCGTCTAGGCCCccgcctaggtgctaggcgGTTAGCCATTGTCCCGATTAATGACTATGCGTTTAAAATTTTACAAAGGGAgcctagaccacctaggcacCCATCCAGACCCGCCTAGACATCcgcctaggttgcgactcacttagacaaaaaatagataactttcaatttgcattattttttttaataaattgtaagagacttgttgaatacttaaatgaacacacattatatgtttgtgtCTCTatgtttttattatgtttcaatacttcataatatatatgtcattctatttggtaatttatgatataattatatatatttttttaagtataaacacaCTTATTTACATAAAATATAACAGATTTACTTAAATTTGCCTAGGCACCCACCTAGGCCCCGCCTAGGCTCGGCGCTAGTCcccagcccgccgcccgactagcgcttagtgtcttttagaaccttggctaAATGCAAAACAAACAAGCTGTGGCATAATCTTAGGAACTAAAAAAAAGAATCTTTAAGTTCAAGGGGTTCAGTGATACCAAGGAGAACTTTTAATGCTTCACGAATTGTGTCCTCCGGGATTTTCACGTAAGGTTCCTGTACAGAATATGTTACACAGCACATGAGTCAAACAACTGATATCATTTACAACTACTCAAAGCAAAGTCCTGAGTTACAAACATGAGAAACAGCAATGCATCGTCGAATAGGTGTGGCGCGGTAAGATGATCAAAGTAAGATCTGATAATCAGAAGACCGGTGTCTGGAAAAGTTAAAAACAATCGACGGAAAGTTGAAAACCCAGAATGGCCTCCTATTAGCCTATTAAGAGGGAACACCAGGGGGACCTATACTCATTGCCAGTTGACAAAACACAAGGCCACTGAAATAGGTAAAGTAAATCAATAAAGCTGGATAGTAATAATCCATATATACAAATCCAAGTGCTGAGTAGGATTGTCAATATATTTGTCTAACCTCCTCGATTTCATGTATTTTTTTAGAGTAAGCAGATAAAGTAAGAACATATATGTGCGGAAGCCAATCAATCACCTAAAATATATGTGCGGACGCATATAGTGGTGCTTCAGACTTTTTATCTTCCAGTTCCGTTCAAGTATAGTATTCATGCAAAGCAAGCCATAGCGACGCGTGAAAGGTCAGGGTCACTGCCAACTTGCCGACCCCATTTCATGTTAGTGACTGGTCTCTCTTGAAAAGCAGAGGTATCGTGGGAGTGGGACACAGCAAGGCCAAATGCCTTCATCACACTAGCACATAAGCTAATGAAGTGTAGTCCTATCGACCCACGCAATTTGCCATCTCTCTTTCTAAAAGTGGGTCGATGGTGACAATTATTTCCAAACTCTATGAACTCAAACCAGAAACTCTTCACTCCGAGATGGTTTTATCCGATACcatcaacaaaaataaattcagGCTTTTGTATAAGTGGTTCAAATCTTATCCACGATCACTTTGTACAACAGATGACCAACGGCCTAATACTAATCAACACCGATACTGTTTTAACTTAACCAcctacacatacatacatactagGGGGTGTGGGGCTTTATACAAGGGAACTACGCAATATAAGATAGTTTCGGACGTGGGACTGTACATTCTTCATCGAATCACCAGAGAAGAGAACATCCCAATTTGAATACACACGAGTATAGTGCAATTACTATCATCTTATTCTCTAATCCCAACTTCCAAGCAATCCAAGCGTAAGCCCAGACACAAATTAGTAAATTACAATGTAATTATGTCACGATTAATATAATATCTGCAAAATAAAGGTAAAAGAAAACGAAACCTGAGAACCATCGATCCCAAACTGGAAAAGCCGAATCCCATTTGCTCTAAAAAACTCTTTGTTCTCCTCCGGATACGGCTCCGGGCACAAATATCTGAAATTACCGAAATTAAATCAAACTAAAACCAAATTTGAAGCTAAATTGATCGACAGAAACAAGTTTACGGGAATTTGACTCACATGACGGAACGGAGGCCTAGGGATTTCAAGAAGCTGAAATTGGGGGAATGAGGAAAGCCGGACCTAAACACGCCATTGTCGACCATGGCGAAGTTCAGAGGGGGCACGAACGCCTCTCCGCCCCTCTCATTCTCGTCTCCGATCGCCGGAGCCTTCGTCGCCGGAGACCCCGTGCAGACATCCCGCTCTCCGTTCTCTATTTTCATCGCTGCCACTTATATTTTCGCGCCAAAAAATGGGAAAGCTAAAAAAGAGataatatttatttaataattttaattggTTTTGGAATGTTCTAATACGGatgatcagagagagagagggattctGAGAATCTATGGGGGAGGAGGAGGATCTGTATTtataggggagagagagaggtgggggggggggggggaggaatATCAGGCCATGTTCAGTTGGAGGGCTAAAACTAGCCCAGGAGCCCTTAACTGGGTTTCGAacacatcgatatttttataccAAGAAAATAAGAAGTTCGGTTATGTCAGATAATAGGCAGTCTAATTTGACATCGAATTCATCATTCATGaaattcaaacctaagacctttcgCTTCCAAATAAAGATGAATACTACCACACTGTGAGTGACACCCTTAACTGTGTTTTATCCTTTCAAAgtttaatattttaaagattgtgctagattttttttatttcttattttattttatattatattttattacttgttgcGATCCAACTTAGAGAGTACTTCAGAGTTACATGTTGCCTGTTCGGAGGCTAAATttagttttcttcttttagcACAATTTTCTTTAGCCCTTTTGGTTGGTGATGaatttttgtcaattttatGGTTAAATGTGGCTTATAAACCTTGGCTGGAGATTTGCAAGAGGAAGAGGATCTTGCATGAGATGTGCACTGGGGTGGCCGTGTGGGCGGGTGATGACTCCACTGGGATAAGGGATTTATCTGTAATTTGGGCCTGACTTCATGGAGACCTGGGGAGGAGAAAACCTTTCATACGGCTGATTGTATGCGGCTTTTGCTCACATGAAAAGGGGCCACAGGTAAGGGGTCGTTGATAGTTAATAGTTAATAACTAGGGAAGGgtaaatacccattggttatggatAACTATGGTTATCcgtctatttaaattaaacggttacggttatgggtaaccgtttagataaataaacggttatgggtataaccgtttacccgcgaaatttaaattggcggttatgggtattaaccacagttataaacgggtaaccatttacccatttattttatatatgtaaaactaacacaaaccatgttctcgatttaataatacttagcacccaataaattaacAAGGAATTCATCAatcattctctcaataacactgctACAGGAATGATAATTCTCATCATCAATGAATTGGCCAAATAAATTCTTTGCGGGTAACtgtgaaattgacagaaatgttttgacagaaatgtcttctaacaatttttgtaatccaataatacttagcaaatattatatttaccttcattggtaacagttaaaaatatcgtctgtaaactattatttcaattattggaatggtataaagacttaaaaaattaaaatatggaaatgtatgatgaaagTACCTATAACAgcgtttaattgtcaaaaaaaaattatgacaattttttttttaattttcaagttgttaaaaaacatgtagacgggtgaaaaaggggtaatggtaaaaaaaaaagataaacgggttaaaaaggataaatgggtaaacgggtattaaacggttacggttaaatgagtatgcggttatgggtatggttaaccgtttataaacggttatggttatgtgtataaccgtttaggcaattacccaacgggtaaacggttatgcgggtatgagcataaactgttatgggtaaataaccgcggttacccgcccgccataaccgttgtcCATCCCTATTAATAACCCAATAGAGGCAGAGCAACTTTGATGGAAAGCGACGAGTATAGTGAAGATATAATTGTGCTATAGAAGTCTTTCTTTAAAACAGAAGACCTAGATGTTTTGTGCATGCTCTAATAAGCCACGTGGTTAGACTGTCGGACTATAGAATTCTTCATTGTTAAAGGAGTCTGTTTATTAACAAGTACGTAATTGCTCGACGGGTGACACATTTGGCACTTTGAGGTCTACTACACCTTGTTCACTTGTTGAGGGGTTTTGTACTTGTTTGTAACGTGTAAATCTCTCTCTATAgaagtctttctctaatacaggAGACCTAGGTGTTTTGTACGTGCTCTAATAAGCCACGTGGTTAAACTGTCGGACTATAGAATTCTTCGTTAGAAAAGAAGTCTGTTTACTAACAAGTACGTAATTGCTCAACGGGTGACACATTTGGCACTTTGAGGTCTACTACACCTTGTTCACTTGTCAAGGGGTTTTGTCCTTGTTTGTAACATGTAAATCTCTCTCTATAgaagtctttctctaatacaggAGACCTAGGTGTTTTGTGCGTGCTGTAATAAGCCATGTGGTTAGACTGCCGGACTATAGAATTCTTCATTAGAAAATGAGTCTGTTTACTAACAAGTACGTAATTGCTCAACGGGTGACACATTTGGCACTTTGAGGTCTACTACACCTTGTTCACTTGTCAAGGGGTTTTGTACTTGTTTGTAACATGTGAATCTCTCTCTATAgaagtctttctctaatacatgAGACCTAGGTGTTTTGTGCGTTCTCTAATAAGCTACATGGTTAAACTGTCGGACTATAGAATTCTTCATTAGAAAAGGAGTCTGTTTACTAACAAGTACATAATTGCTCGACGGGTGACACATTTGGCACTTTGAAGTCTACTACACTTTGTTCACTTGTCGAGGGGTTTTATACTTGTTTGTAACGTGTAAATATCTCTCTTGTACTTGTTTGTAACGTGtaaatatctctctctctctctctctctctctctctctctctatgtatACTCACCGCCTAATATGAGTGACATAGAAACATGAGGGTACATATCTCCGTCGATGCAAGTTGCTCTCTTGATAAAGGCGGGCTGATCTTGTTGCAATTATGCTCGACACATGGGCTGTTTGGTGGGTACCACACCACCTTCCATCCTCCTACCTTACTCATTCATTGGCAATTGGgcatccttctttttagcttcTGTACTTTCCAACTGGACTGAGAAGCTTCTGTACAGTGCAAATCACATCGACACAACATCGGTCTGAAAACATTTCCAAACGAGCTCTGAAAGGGAGAAACTTTTAAGAGAAACTGAACGATGTGTTCCACAGTGACAGTTTGAGTAAAATATAAGAAAGAAGACGGCCATCTGTATTTTTTGATATTAAGTGTGAAACCATAACTAAAAGATTTCACCAGTGCGTAAAAACATAAAAGCAAGCTTGATGTGTAGTAAGCTGCATCGATATACAATGTTCTTACGAATTGTAGCGATTCAAGACGGGGTTATCAAATACCTTAAGACTTCACTTGAATACTGATACTCAGGCTGCAAGTACGAGCACTTTAATCGCTCCTTGACTGTTTGCAGTCAATATCATAGGGCTATCCCTCTTCCAACATACCGCACTGATAAAGTATGGTCCTGGATCGTCGTCATTATCGCCTAAATCCGAAGAGCCAAATCTGTGCCAAGTCATGGGTTTCGAGATAGCCTGCAAGTAATCATCGAAACTGAATCAGCTAATGTTGGTGCCAAGTATAATTTATAACAAGATGCCTCACAAAGTAGTGTAACGTCAGGAATACTTCTTTACATCTATGGCACTAATCCGTGTACTAACAATGCATCTTATGAGGAATTGTAATGTGTGTGGGGTTTTAATTTGTTCACATGTAAATTTCTTTACCTTGTGGTATACGAACAGTTCATTTGTCTCGCTGCCACAAGCAATGTATTCATTATTTACCGCAAGACCTACAAAGTTCTTCTCGTTCATGTGGCCTCTGTACATGCACAACTGTCaaagtgaaaacaaaattaCCTCAGACTTTGTTTCTAAATTCATGAAGTATCATAATCTGTATAAAAATCTAACGTGTCATAAGAAGATAACTCACAGGCAAGTCTTCCTTTACGTCCCACAACCGCAGTGTGCTGTCAGTGGATGCAGAAGCAAGTTCGTTGTTAGACAAGAATTTTACATACGAAACAGCTTTTCTATGCCCACGGAACACGTGCAGTGGTTGGCTGATGTTTCTCAAGTCATAATAATGAATGTGATGATCAGCAGAGCCAACCTGCAAAATTATTAAGTGGATTAGGGCAAGACAATACATACTAGTTTTGTTTAATCACCAATGGAATGGAATGAAACAAAAGGAATCAACTGTAAATGCTAGAAAGAGATACGGTGAAGGTTAGAAATTTGGAATTCTGAAGAACAGAAACATACTGCCACGAAAAAGCCGGATCCAGGATTATACTTGACAGAACATATATTTGCCTTCATGTCAATGTTAAGAACACTTGCTTCTTGCTTTGTGCACCAAATTTtgacctgaaaacacatgatgAGCCGCTTATAAGCAATTTAATATGGACCACATGAGAATTTCATATGCGGTTGGCAAGAGCACTGAAATGTCATATTCTTAACGGATTTTCCAGAATGAACTTTACTCCATCTCGAATACCTTGCAGTCATCACTTCCGGACACAAGCATTGAAGGATCGGTGCATGAAAAATCAACACTCCAAGCTCGCTTTTCATGCTCCTCATATTCCATCATACTCTGGTAAGAAGAGCCTTGTTATATAGTATGTGAACAAATGTGGCTGGGGCAGCAGAGGTGTGTAGATTGGCAAATATTTTAAGGACAATCTTTCACTACCTGACAAGTATTTACATCCCAAACAGTTACTACCCCCTCGTAGTCACTACTAGCAATATGGTTTCTAGTGTACTTATTCCAGCTCAAGCAACTAAGTTTGGATCGTGAGGATATCTCCACAATAGGACAGTGGATATCGGTTGGTTCGTTAACCACCTGAAAGTAatcacatgagaacttcttAACTAGTCAATTGACTAAAGTGCAGCAAAAGTTGACGAGTATATATAGTATACACTAAACTGTAGTGAAAGCATTGTCTTATGAGGAAAATCAATAGTTATcttaaagtaaaataaaaaatcaaggaaGGTATCCCTTGCATATTAAACTATAACAAACTACTTTTAATTAAAGATCAACTAGATTACATCAGTAGCACTTGGAAGCAATAGATTGAGTCATCGCTCAACATCGGCCCTGGAACATTATCCAGTTTAATAAAAGACTAAAAGTTACCGACATTTTACAGCTGCAAGGTATCTGTCCAATGCTTACCGAGGAA carries:
- the LOC103412602 gene encoding inositol diphosphatase DSP1; the encoded protein is MKIENGERDVCTGSPATKAPAIGDENERGGEAFVPPLNFAMVDNGVFRSGFPHSPNFSFLKSLGLRSVIYLCPEPYPEENKEFFRANGIRLFQFGIDGSQEPYVKIPEDTIREALKVLLDVRNHPLLIHCKRGKHRTGCLVGCLRRLQGWCLTSIFDEYRRFAAAKARVSDQRSIEVFDISRFNNCPMSFSSSKR